The genomic DNA CAGTAAACATTACAATGAAGTAGATAGAACCCAAAATATAAAAAGTTGAAGAGACACCTACAGAATCGATCAGGACTTTTATGGCAGGCCCTGAGATGGCAGAGGCAAAACCAAAGCCCATGATAGCAAGTCCCGTTGCCATACCCCGTCTGTCCGGGAACCATTTGACAAGCATAGAAACAGGAGAAATGTACCCTATACCAAGTCCAGCTCCTCCTAAAATACCATAGGTAACGTAAAGCAGCAGTTTTGACTCCAGGTGGATAGCCAGACCGGAACCAACAGTCCCCAGACCAAATAGAACAGCTGCAAGTGTCGCAGCAACCCTTGGTCCTTTACGCTCTACGAATTTACCCATAAGTGCGGCAGAGAGACCCAAGAAGAAGATAGCGATAGAAAAAGTGATAGTGACATCCGTCAGTGTCCAGTTCATGGTGGACTGTATAGGTTTTACATAGACGCTCCATGCATAGACAGAGCCTATAGATATGTGAATTGCCATCGCAGCCAGGGCCATGAACCAGCGGTTTTTAACTTGTGTAGTCATTGAATTTTCCTTAATGTTTGAATTACAGGGATCATATATATCTGTACTCTACACTAAATGTAAATATTAGTGTCCTTTTTTGATATAATTTGGCAGATAGTAACAACACTTACTTAAAAAAACATAATTTTAATTAAAATAGGATAAAATTACTCCTATTTAAGTACAAAAGGGTACATGATGACAAAAAAAGCTGATAACAATTGTGAAATAATAGACAGTGTTTGTGCGTATTGTGGTGTGGGTTGTGATATTGCAGCTGAGGTTGACACAAAAGAGAATAAAATCAAGAAGATTTTTGCACATCCGGATGGCGCTACATCTGAAGGAAAACTTTGTATTAAAGGGACACATGGATATGACTTTGTTGATGCAAAAGAGAGATTAAGAACGCCACGTATCCGCAAAAGCTTTTTAGAGAAGAACCCTGAGATTAAAGAAGCGATTTCCAGTTCGCTTACTGATCTTGATGATACCTGGTATGAGACTGATCTGGATGCTGCTACCACTGCAGGGGCAATGAAGCTCAAAGATATTCAATCACAATATGGTGAAAAATCTGTCTGTTCGCTTGGAGGGGCTAGAACTTCATGCGAATCAGCTTACTATTTCCAAAAGTTCACGCGTTATACACTGAACTCTCCACACGTAGACAACTGTGCCAGAGTCTGTCACTCTCCATCACTCAAGGGAATGAGACTGACCATCGGTGAGGGGGCTGCAAGTAACCCGTTTGATGATATTTACAAAACAGAATTTATGATCGTAATGGGTTCCAATACGACTGAAGCACACCCGATTGTCGGTAACCGTATGATCAAAGCGGCACAAAAGGGTACACCTATCGCATGTTTTGATGTACGTGAGATCAAATTGCATAAATTCTCAAAATATAAAGCAGTCACACCACATGAAGCGAATCTGCTTGTACTCAATATGTTGGCATATACGATCATCACTGAAGAGCTGTACCATAAAGATTTTATCAAGAACAGAACAAAGAACTTTGAACACTTTAAAGAGAACATTTTAAATGATCCTTATGCGAATCCTGAATTTTTCAGAGAAGTGGAAGGGTATGAGTATCTGGCAGATATGCTCCCGGAGATCGCCCGTGAGTATGCAACGAAGAAATCTCTTATTTTATGGGGACTTGGGATCACTGAACATGTCGATGGCTCTTACGCGGTCATGGCTATCGTCCATTTGGCACTGATGACCGGGAACATCGGTAAAGATGGTGCGGGTGTAATGCCTTTAAGAGGTCAAACGAACGTACAAGGTGCCTGTGATATGGGTATGCTTCCTTACTATGCACCGGACTACACTGCACCAAAAGAGGTGGGACTTATGACACCTCAGTTGGTGGATGGCATGCTTGACGGAACCATTAAAGGTGTGTTGAATATCGGTGAAGATCTCACGCATATTCATCCGAATATCAATAAGATCACAAAAGCATTTGAAAACCTCGAGCTTATCTTTGTACAAGAGCTGTTCATGACAGATATTGCAGAACGTGCAGACATCGTAGTGGGTGTTAAATCAGCCTATGAAAAAACAGGTATCTATATCAATGCCATGAGAAAAGTCCACCTCTCAACGCCACTGGTACACTCTGATCTTCCGGATGACTGGGAAGTGATCAAACTTCTTGATGAGAAAATGGGAGGGGAGTTCGGTTTTGAAACCTCTGAAGATATCTGGAATGATGTGAGAAAAACTGCAACAAATAGATTCAGTGGTGCCTCTTATGAGATGCTTAGAGCCAATGAAAAGCAGGGAATTTCCTGGCCGATCACTGAAGAGGGTGGTACACCGGTACTGCATAGAGAAGATTTTAGAACCAAAGATGGTATCGGAGCATTCAGATACCATGGGTATAAACTCTCAGGGATGATCGAAGAGATTCTAAATAAAGCACTTAAGGGCTACCACTTGACGACTGGAAGAATCATGGCCCACTATAATAACTCCGCGCAAACCAAATATACAGAGAACCTCATGAAAAAACATACAGAGGATATTCTTTTAGTACATGAAAGCGATAGTGCAGATTTCCCAACGGAGAGGGTGATCCTCAAAACCGAGTATGGTCAAACAAATCCATTAAAGGTAAAATTCACAGATAAAGTACGTCCTAAAACACTCTATACCACGTTTCACCATGTGGATTCAAAACTCAATAAGATTTTCGGTGATAAGAGTGATGAACTGATCATGACAGCTGCATTTAAATCGATTCAGGTCGACATTATTCCTGTAAGTGCGTAGAGGGTTTTGGGTTAGATTTTGAGGTCGTGATTTGCGACCTTAGAGACTCGCCTATTCTTCTTTGACTCCATTATATTTTTTTAACAATTTTATTATAAAACTTCCTTATATAGAACATTTTATAAGGTTTTAATTTCCTATCACATTATTTCGAAACTTTTGATGCAGTCATGTCCTTTTTATCATTAATACTTATTATTATGATATACTGAATGTAATTTCAAATATTCGATCTGTATTTGACTTCGTTTTTATAATCCTTTAAAAATTCTATAACCATATTTAAAGCTTAGATCTACTCAAATTAACATTAAACAGATTTTTGTTAGGCTTTTTTCACGATGCACTTTTATCCATAACGGATGTGCTCACCCTAAGGAAGCCCCTATTACAATAGATATCAATACAACAAAGCAGAAGTCATTTAACATAATTAATGAAAATAAAAACCCAAAGAATATAACAACAGCGTATAAACATCAAACTAAAAATAATAGTAGATTGGATTTATATATAGATATCGATAGAGTTGGATTTATAGACTATAAGATAAAAGACGAATTTTTAAAAAAGATTTATATAAATCAAATATCAATAGATGCATATTATCAGAAGAGTGGTTTGGGGACATATTTAATAAACTGTTTAAAAAAAGAATTTAATACTATAACATTGCTATCAATTAGCAAAAGTTTGAATATATTTTATGAAAAAAATAATTTTGAAGAAGATTTATTTAAAACAAAACAAAAGAATACTACAAATTATGTGTGGACCAAATAGAGTTGTGGGAAAACTATACGTAGTATATGTTGTTAAGATTCTTTTTTTAATTTGCCCTTTTACTTCTTTATACCTTTGAGACAGTCTTTCTATTTGTCGTTGTGTTTTTTCTTCGTTCCCACGATGTTTGTGGGAATGCATATAGTGGTTTGAGTTTAAAACTGACTTTTGTTGTTCATTATTAATTGATGTATGGGTTACCACGTAAAACGTGGGAAGCAGTAAAAATAAATACAGTGATACTGTAATATATGTCAAGTATATACGTAATTTCTTTGTTTCCATATGATTTACTACTTAAGACATTTCACTATAAAATCAACATGATAATGTTCATCATGCCTTACCCAAGATCTTTTCTTGGAGAAATTGATATGTGTTTTAAGATATTTTCCATATTTGGTTCGAAAAAGGTAAGGTTGTAGTTCCGGATCAAAGATTACTCTCCATATCTTTGCACCTCTCTCTTTTACACTTTTATGTAGGCTAACAATATGTGCTCCCATAGCTTCATAATCAATACTGTACGCTTTGTAGTGACCTTTTTTATCAAACTCTATGGCATATCCAAACTTATTGAATATGTGTGTAGGCAGATGTTCTGATTTACCTTTATTGTTCACTACAGGAACCATGAAGTCTACTGATAAACCATTTTGATGTGTTTTATGAGGAGAGAATTTACCTCCTTCTTTAAAACCTGTTTCGGCATATTTATAAACTTTTGTAGGCATTTCTGTTTCTAGAGATTTATATGAGGCTAATATAATCTCCTTTACTTTTGAATGCACATATGTTCTGCCTAATATCTCTGCTGTTTTACTGTAACTTACGAAGTTATTCCCTTTACTTGGAAGTTGTACGCCATTTTCCAGTCTACCATTTGATGTACTGCCATAGCATATACTTTCTAAAGCCGGTGCATATGAACTATAAAATAAAACTATATATACTAAATATTTCATTGTAACCTTATTATTTCTAACTACTCAAAACCTGAAATAGATTTATAATGATTTTTTGATTGATCTTCCAAATAACATACCTACAATAACAGCAGGAATGCTTCCTGCAAGTGTTATCCAAAAGAATGATTTAAACACATAATCATAAAATGGTTCTTGCTGTGCTTTATACGCTTCAATAAATTCAGGTGATGCATCTGAAAAAATTTCAGGTACAGATAATCCTTCCTGAAAATATCCAGTCCATCCAAATAAGAATGCTGTTATCAACAGTACAATCATTGCATATTTGACTCCAATGAGTTTATACCAACGTTTCTTTTCTATTAAAATTTCATATCCTGCTTTCCCTCCAACAATATAGGCAAAGAAGTAAAATATTAAAATACCTATTAAAATATTAATTCTATATTGATCTGTAAAAACCCACACAAGAGAATATATGAAGCCTTCCTTATCTGCCCCTATAACAAATATAATATAGATAAGAATTACACCTATAGTTGCAGATTTTAGTGATTTTCTTCTGCCTATCTTTTTTGCTAATTCAATATTCATCTATATACTCTTTTAAACATATCTCAGAAAGATCTTTATAACACTCAAAGTATTTTTTCAGGCTTATGCTCGATGAATGTTGCTTTTACTCTTTTAGAAACAAGCATATACGGAATCCATATTACTGCTCCTACTAAACTTCGTGTGAACTCTTTAGTTGTTGCTGGATCAAACATAGGTTCATCCGTAATAACAAGTGAACCGACCCATGCATCCAAAGTGATAAAGACAAGAGAGAATAGAATAATGGCAATATAAATCTTAGGGAATAGATAATGTTTAGTAAAAAATAGATAAACAAGATAGATAGATGCAAGCACTAAAAATGTATTACCAAGTGCTTCACCGATCAGTAGTGGACCCCAGAGTGAATTGTAAGCTTCTGTACCCGGAGTTGTCAATACCTCAAATGATCCATCTGTAAAGATAGAATAGTACATTGGACCGTATTCATATATTAATCTGATGGGGGCAACTACAACCCCAATACCAACCAGTATCAACCATCCACCCAAGCCTTTTAAATTATCTTTATCTTTCATGTTCTCCCCATGTTAAGTTTCTCTATATTTGTACCGCATAGCTTATATAGGCTATTTATCTGTTATGTCTTTTTTTATTCTGATCTAAGATATACGCCATAAGAATCCTAATTATTGTTTAATCTCAGTATCATCTTTATCTATATTCTCATTTACTACTGTTTCTTCTATAATTTCATCATTTTTCTTACGACTAAAGAGTTTCTTCACAAAAGCACCAGCACCGATAAGAAGGAAAATCCATAATTTTTTCAAAAACAGTAATATTGTTGCTAAAATACCGACCTTTGCTGCAACCTTACCAGCAACTAATGCACCAATTCCATATGCTGCGACCGTATCGATATCAGGGTTGAAATCTGCATAGCGTGAACCCTCATTGAAGTCTGCTATTTTCAAGACTGTATCAATTTTAGAATTTATCATATCCAACTGATCCATACCTGCAATAAAGTTTAAGACCAAAACACCTTTTCGTCCTAACACTCGAATATTGTAATTGAGCGTATTGATCTCTTGTGAACCGAACTTGATCTCTTTCGCCCAATGCAGCTTATGTGTTTTTTCATCGTAGTATGGTTTAGCAGCCCATCCAATCAAGCTAATGGCATCATACCCTTGTTTTATACGTTCTTGACTCGCATTAGCAGTACTCTCTTTCATGTCAGAGAGAAGTTCATCATAATTTATTTTATCGGCATCCTCATCAGAGACATAACCATCTTCCACATATTCAACTGTCACACCCCAAGCGGTATTGTCATACGGTGTTACCCCGGTAGGGAAAATCATACCCAGTGTTTTTTCTCCTCCAGGAGGGTTCCCCCATATTTTTACCAACACAGTTTCTGTATCTTCCGGACTAAGATAATAAAAGTTTTCTGGCACTTGTAGTGTTGCCACACCATTAGGTAATTTTATCTCACCTTGTTGAGGATTCAGTGAATCCAAAATTTTGTTAGCTTCAGTAATATATTGCTCTTGCTCTTGCTCTGCCGTTAAATTTGTCTCATTTTCAGCCATCAGTTGATTTGAAAACAACATAATGAATGTAAAAATTACTCCAAAATACTTCATGTACTCTTCTCCCTCTTTATATATTAATATAAGTTATTATATAAAATTAGGATATATAGAAGCTTAATTAAATCTTAACCTTGATACAATCTTAAACTTCAAAATTTAGGATGTTTAATGAAAAAAATTATAATAATCTCCAGTGCTCTATTACTAACAGGTATCTTTAGTGGATGTGCAAGTTCATCATCACCGACTACTCCTCAAGAGGTTCGTGATTCAGTAGGCAGTGGTATGTTCAGTACCAAAAAAGATAGCTTTGTTGTTAATCGTCCATATTATAAAGTTGCTAGTTTACTTCAAAGGAATTCAAATAAATGTCTAAATAAAGCATTTAAACATACAAGTACAACACATAATGGATACTACATGCAAACAAGTACGGACACCATGTACTATAAAACAAAGTTTAAAAGAGGCCGTACATTATCAACTTTAGAAGTAAAAGGTGATTCAGATAGTCTACAATCAGGTATGACATCTGCTATTTATGGTGAGGCTTTCAAAGATGGTTATTTTATTGCAGTTGTAGATTTACATAATAAAGGTAATAAAACACAAGTTGATATTTATCGCGGATCAATGTTAATGGGGGTTCAAGAAGATATTGTTAACGCTATAAAGAATTGGGCAAAAACTGGATCTAGATCATGCCCAAATATTGCACCATAATTATGTTACGTAAATTATTATTTTATACCCTCACTAGTGTAGTACTACTGCTGAATGGCTGCTCTTCTTCACCAGGAGCTTATCAGCAGCAGGGCAAGAAAAATCTTACCGTGAATGTCAAGGCTGACAGTAGTACATATTTAGAAGTGTATGAATTGGATGGACCGTGTAATCAGAAGATGAAAGGGGAAGTGAAACTCCAGAACGGGATAAACAAGTTTGCACTTATGAATAATAAACACTATTATCTTCGAATTAATTTTAAGACAGTGTCATTATTGTCCGGATCACAAAATATAACATTAGGTGCATATGTTACACCAAAGAGTAACTACATATATTCCATGAATGCCGTCTATGAAGATGATATGTATGATGTTGAAATCAAGAAACGCAACATACATAGTCATAAAGCAACTAGAATGACGATAAAACCTTTAGAAACGTGTAAAGAAAAGGATGGTAAACCTTTTATATCAATAGAGTGGCTTCCTGCATTAAATAAAAGTGTTGAAGTTCTCTAAGTCATTTATATTTCTACGCTGAAATATGACAGTTACAATAAAAACTTTAGGAGAGCATGACACATGAAAAAATTCTTATTCGTATTTACTACACTATGCATTGTTACTGTAAATGCAGAAATTTATAAGATTGAGACAAAAGGAAATTTAGAATCAAAATACCCAACTAATTGTATTGAAGTAAAAGAACTTAGTAATACAAACACTCCTGCAGATATTTTTGTTGGTATTGCAAAGTGTCTAGAGAAATCAGATTATCAAAAAGCCGGTGAACTCTATTTTGCTGCATTGGCATATGGGCGTTTCGATGCACATAGAGTCAAAGACCAGACTGCACATCAAGCAATTCCTGTTTTACGAATGAATTATTTAGGCAATTTAAATGAAACTGATACGAATGAGTTTCAATTAGCACTAAAAAGAGTCAATGGTGAGCTAAATACAATATGCAGTGCATTAAAAGAATTAGGCAAACCAGCCTATTATCCAAATTATATGATTCAGCATGGTATGGGTGCTTTTTTAGAGGAGCAGTCAAAAAGTGCTTTGGTTAATAATTTTGATTCTGACAAAGCATGGGAAGATGTATTAACCAACTATGTAAAGTGTACAAAATAATGAAGTTATCAAAACCTTATAAAATAGAGAACTTTATAAGGTTTTAACTCATCTCCATCGTCTTGATGAGGATGCACACAACAAATAAGCAATCCATAATTGTAGTGTACACTACAATTTTTATTTAGTCGTCATTATGTAGTTGTCCACTAAAGTCAAAGCCAAACTTCATTTTGTTGGCTATTTCTTCTTGTACCTCGTCTATGAGGTCATCCGTTCTGCCTTCTATCTGTTCTATGAAAAATTTTTGTTCTCTTTCCCGTTTAAAGGTATGTACTTTGTAAGGTTTGTCGGTACCATGTTCTTCTATAAACTTATCGATCGTATCTTCCCAAATGAAGGTTAGCTCATGTTCTATGGTTTGTGGTTCTTTATCACCGGGTAAGGTATAGTTAAATGCTACCGTATCCGTGAAGGATATGGTAGCATACGCTTTATCTTCTTTTTGAGACGTTACTTCATTGTTTGTCATGATTATGTCCTTTAGTATGTTGTTTATTCACTCTTATATCAAAGATAGCTTTAAATAGGATAAATTTTATCTGATTTGTCTTTTTTCTACCAATAGAGTTATTTTTTGTATCTCATTTTTGGACTTTATACCTTTTCTCACTTCACCTACAGAGAGTAAGAACAAGAAAGTTCTGCTAAAAGAATGTCAATATGACATACTTTTCTCTTCCCTTTTTTCTTTTGGTCTATACTTAATCATCAAATTTAAAGCAACACAGACGAACAAGTGATAAGGTTTTATAACATGACAAGAGAAGACCCTAAAAAATTCGGTAATCAGAGCGAGACCTTGGCCACACGTTTTTTAGAACAGAAAGGTTTCATGATCTTGGAGCGTAATTATTTCGCAAGAAAACTTGGTGAGATAGATATCATCGCCAGTTGTAATGATAGCTTGCATTTTATAGACGTGAAGAGCGGAAAAACAGAGTTTGATCCTGTCTATAATGTGACACCTTCTAAACTCCGAAAGATCATCAACTCTGCACATTACTATATGAAAACAAAAAACATTGACAGTGCATTTAGTATCGATGCACTGATCATTCGGTATGATGAGGTAGAATTTATAGAGAATGTTACGCTATAATCTGCTCAATGATACTTTAAAGGCACCTATATGAGACTCTCCGATGTGCAGCTTCAACAATTTCATCAAAATGGTTTTATTGTCTTACGAAATTTTTTACCCCAAGAAAAATGTGACGCGATACTGGATGTCGCCAAAGCACATTTAGAACATAAAATTGAACCGATTGAAACAGAGATAGGGTATGATGAGAGATCCAAAGAGTATCGTACCGAGGTGGTGGATTACAGCAGTGGATCCAATGAAACGCATATGATCGTCCGCAGGTTACGGCAGGTGTATGAGAGAGATATTCTTTTCAAAGAGTGGATGGAAGATGTCGATATCCGTCCTGTTTTACAGCAGATACTGGATGACAGAGTGGTCATCACGACCGCCCATCATAACTCTATCATGACAAAAATGCCTCATTACAGCAGAGCAACAGCTTGGCATCAGGACAGAAGGTATTGGCGTTATTCAGATAATAATCTGGTGAGTGTATGGCTGGCTTTGGATGATGAGTACAGTGAGAATGGTGTGCTTGAATTCATACCTGGAAGCCATTTGATGCAATTCAAGCCTGAACAGTTTGATGTAAAAGAGTATTTTAGGGAAGATACGCAAGAGAATGCCGAACTGATAGCGAAAAAAGTCTCTACCCCACTCAAAAAAGGCGATGTGATCATCTTCCATTCTTTACTGCTGCATAGAGCCAATAAGAACAGTACAGATCAAGCTAAAATATCATTTGTCTATACGGTCAAAGGGGAGAGGACGATGGCCATAGAAGGATCACGTTCTTCCCAATATCCAGAGATCATGTTGGAAGAAGTTGAATAAGAGAAGTTTTATCCTAGTTGTATATAATTAGGACAAAAGATAGATAATTTAAAAAAATATAAGCTATAACAATAGTTTTTATAAGAAATTAGGTTATACTATTTGTATACAAATTTAAAGGAATTAAATATGGGAAAATATGTAGATTTAACAGCTGAAAATTTTGATGCGACTATCGCTGAAGGTGTAACAATGGTAGATTTTTGGGCTCCATGGTGTGGACCTTGTAGAATGATCGCTCCAGTGATCGAAGAGCTTGCAGAAGATTTTGAAGGGAAAGCGACTATCTGTAAAGTGAATACAGACGAGCAGCAAGATATCGCAGTAAAATATGGTATCAGATCTATTCCAGCGATCCTTTTCTTTAAAGACGGTGAATTGGTAGACCAAATGGTAGGTGCAGCTTCTAAAGACGCATTCGCTGAAAAACTTAACGCACAACTCTAAATGATACATTTAAGAGGGGGTCTTCCTCTCTTAAAACTTCTTTCATATCTATATTTAGATAAAATCTTCTAAAATTTTTAACCAAGTATTTTCATTGTATAATAGATAGTATTTGCTTAAGTATTTTACTTAGTTCAAGGATTCATAATGTTAGACTGCGCAATCATCGGTGGCGGTCCAGCTGGACTTACAGCAGGATTATATACGACACGTGGTGGGCTTAAAAATGTTACACTGTTTGAGACGGGTATGCCTGGCGGGCAGATCACACAGAGTTCTGAGATAGAGAACTACCCCGGATTCTTTGAACATGATAAAACAGGTATGGACTTCATGGATACCTGGCAAAAGCAGTGTTTCCACTTTGGTCTTAGACATGAGATGAAAAAAGTAGAGCGTGTGGCAAAAACAGGTGAACACTTTACTGTGACACTTGAAGGTGGAGAGAGTGTTGAAGCACTGACCGTGATCGTCTGTACAGGTTCTACACCGAAAAGAGCTGGTATTAAAGGGGAAGATGAATACTTTGGAAAAGGTGTAAGCACCTGTGCTACGTGTGACGGATTCTTTTATAAAGACAAACCCGTTACCGTACTTGGTGGGGGTGATACCGCACTTGAGGAAGCATTTTACCTTTCCAATATCTGTTCGGATGTTTATGTGGTACATCGAAGAGATACATTCAGAGCGGCACCCGCAACTATAGACAGAGCGATGAGAAAAGAGAATATACATTTTGTTACCAACGCTGTGATCGATGAAATAGTTGGAGACGCAATGGGTGTGACGGGTGTCAATATCAAACACAATGACGGTACAATGACACATATGGATAATACCGGACTTTTTGTGTTTGTAGGACACAATGTAAACAACGAAGTCCTTAAAGATCAAAACGGTGATTTTATCTGTGAGATGAATCAGCGAGGGCAAGTGATCGTAGATCTATGTATGAGAACATCGGTCGAAGGGCTTTATGCGGCAGGAGATATACGTATAGAAGCACCAAAACAAGTAGTTTCAGCAGCAGGTGACGGTTCAGTGGCCGCACTTCAAGTAATTTCATATATTCAGGAGCAACAATAGATGGCAAAGATCGGAATAGTAGGCAGTACAGGTAGAATGGGTGAGCACCTGATTAAAAATATTTTAGAAAATGAAGCATTGGAACTGAGTGTATTACATGTATTTGGTGAACTAACAAGAGATGTTCCGTCTGATGTATTGGTCACCAACAGTATGAAAGCTGTGCTTGAAAATTGTGATGTAGTGATTGACTTTTCCGCACCTGAAGCAACACAGGAACTTTGTGAAGAGGCTTTGAAAAATCCTACACCATTGGTGATTGCAACCACAGGATTCACTGCACATCAGCAAAATCTCCTCAAAGAAGCTTCAAAAGAAATGCCGGTCCTTTATGCTTCAAATATGTCAGCAGGGATTGCTTTGCTTAAACAATTGGTCGAGCAGGTAGCAGCGACACTGGAAGATTTTGATATCGAAATCGTGGAACAGCACCATAGACATAAAGTGGATGCACCAAGTGGTACTGCTTTAACATTGGGTGAGTTTGCTGCAAAAGGAAGAGGCTTGGATCTTGATGCTGTACGGGTATCAGGAAGAGATGGTCAGATCGGAGCAAGATCTAAAGATGAGATCGCTGTGATGGCACTCCGCGGAGGAGATATCGTAGGTCGACATACGGTTGGTTTTTACAATGATGGTGAGTTTTTAGAACTCAACCATACAGCCACCAGTAGAGAGACTTTTTCAAAAGGTGCGATCCGTGCAGCAACATGGCTCGTAAATCAAAAGAGTGGTCTTTACTCTATAAATGATTGTTTAGGAATTTAATATGTGTGCAATAGTTGGTGTGTTCGGTGCAAAAAAAGCTTCTACAGTAGCGTATTATTCGCTCTTTTCAATGCAACATCGTGGACAAGAAGCTACGGGTATTTCCGCAGCCAATGGGAAGCGTATCGCTACGTATAAAAAGCGTGGTATGGTATCAGATGTTTTCTCTCAGGATATATTAGATAGTTTGGATGGTAGATGTGCTGTAGGACATAACCGTTATTCAACAGCAGGAAGTGAATCTGCCGGAGATGCACAGCCTGTATTTGCCAAGTATAAGCTCGGAGAGATATCCGTCGTACATAATGGTAATCTTGTCAATAAACATGAAGTAAGAAATGAACTGATAGATAGAGGTGCTATTTTTCAAACCGATATGGATACTGAAAATATTATTCACCTGATAGCAAAATCCCAAAAAGATTCTTTGGTGGACCGTATCAAGGATATGCTGACAAAGATAGAAGGGGCATATTGTTTAGCCATCCAAAGCCGCTCTAAAATGTTTGTGATCCGTGACCGTTTTGGTATCCGTCCTCTCAGCCTGGGTAAACTAAGTGACGGTGGATATATTGTCGCGTC from Sulfurovum xiamenensis includes the following:
- a CDS encoding molybdopterin oxidoreductase family protein, which translates into the protein MTKKADNNCEIIDSVCAYCGVGCDIAAEVDTKENKIKKIFAHPDGATSEGKLCIKGTHGYDFVDAKERLRTPRIRKSFLEKNPEIKEAISSSLTDLDDTWYETDLDAATTAGAMKLKDIQSQYGEKSVCSLGGARTSCESAYYFQKFTRYTLNSPHVDNCARVCHSPSLKGMRLTIGEGAASNPFDDIYKTEFMIVMGSNTTEAHPIVGNRMIKAAQKGTPIACFDVREIKLHKFSKYKAVTPHEANLLVLNMLAYTIITEELYHKDFIKNRTKNFEHFKENILNDPYANPEFFREVEGYEYLADMLPEIAREYATKKSLILWGLGITEHVDGSYAVMAIVHLALMTGNIGKDGAGVMPLRGQTNVQGACDMGMLPYYAPDYTAPKEVGLMTPQLVDGMLDGTIKGVLNIGEDLTHIHPNINKITKAFENLELIFVQELFMTDIAERADIVVGVKSAYEKTGIYINAMRKVHLSTPLVHSDLPDDWEVIKLLDEKMGGEFGFETSEDIWNDVRKTATNRFSGASYEMLRANEKQGISWPITEEGGTPVLHREDFRTKDGIGAFRYHGYKLSGMIEEILNKALKGYHLTTGRIMAHYNNSAQTKYTENLMKKHTEDILLVHESDSADFPTERVILKTEYGQTNPLKVKFTDKVRPKTLYTTFHHVDSKLNKIFGDKSDELIMTAAFKSIQVDIIPVSA
- a CDS encoding GNAT family N-acetyltransferase — encoded protein: MDLYIDIDRVGFIDYKIKDEFLKKIYINQISIDAYYQKSGLGTYLINCLKKEFNTITLLSISKSLNIFYEKNNFEEDLFKTKQKNTTNYVWTK
- a CDS encoding penicillin-insensitive murein endopeptidase: MKYLVYIVLFYSSYAPALESICYGSTSNGRLENGVQLPSKGNNFVSYSKTAEILGRTYVHSKVKEIILASYKSLETEMPTKVYKYAETGFKEGGKFSPHKTHQNGLSVDFMVPVVNNKGKSEHLPTHIFNKFGYAIEFDKKGHYKAYSIDYEAMGAHIVSLHKSVKERGAKIWRVIFDPELQPYLFRTKYGKYLKTHINFSKKRSWVRHDEHYHVDFIVKCLK
- a CDS encoding DUF2569 domain-containing protein, which produces MKDKDNLKGLGGWLILVGIGVVVAPIRLIYEYGPMYYSIFTDGSFEVLTTPGTEAYNSLWGPLLIGEALGNTFLVLASIYLVYLFFTKHYLFPKIYIAIILFSLVFITLDAWVGSLVITDEPMFDPATTKEFTRSLVGAVIWIPYMLVSKRVKATFIEHKPEKIL
- a CDS encoding DUF2167 domain-containing protein, which gives rise to MKYFGVIFTFIMLFSNQLMAENETNLTAEQEQEQYITEANKILDSLNPQQGEIKLPNGVATLQVPENFYYLSPEDTETVLVKIWGNPPGGEKTLGMIFPTGVTPYDNTAWGVTVEYVEDGYVSDEDADKINYDELLSDMKESTANASQERIKQGYDAISLIGWAAKPYYDEKTHKLHWAKEIKFGSQEINTLNYNIRVLGRKGVLVLNFIAGMDQLDMINSKIDTVLKIADFNEGSRYADFNPDIDTVAAYGIGALVAGKVAAKVGILATILLFLKKLWIFLLIGAGAFVKKLFSRKKNDEIIEETVVNENIDKDDTEIKQ
- a CDS encoding YraN family protein, yielding MTREDPKKFGNQSETLATRFLEQKGFMILERNYFARKLGEIDIIASCNDSLHFIDVKSGKTEFDPVYNVTPSKLRKIINSAHYYMKTKNIDSAFSIDALIIRYDEVEFIENVTL
- a CDS encoding phytanoyl-CoA dioxygenase family protein, with translation MRLSDVQLQQFHQNGFIVLRNFLPQEKCDAILDVAKAHLEHKIEPIETEIGYDERSKEYRTEVVDYSSGSNETHMIVRRLRQVYERDILFKEWMEDVDIRPVLQQILDDRVVITTAHHNSIMTKMPHYSRATAWHQDRRYWRYSDNNLVSVWLALDDEYSENGVLEFIPGSHLMQFKPEQFDVKEYFREDTQENAELIAKKVSTPLKKGDVIIFHSLLLHRANKNSTDQAKISFVYTVKGERTMAIEGSRSSQYPEIMLEEVE
- the trxA gene encoding thioredoxin — protein: MGKYVDLTAENFDATIAEGVTMVDFWAPWCGPCRMIAPVIEELAEDFEGKATICKVNTDEQQDIAVKYGIRSIPAILFFKDGELVDQMVGAASKDAFAEKLNAQL